In a single window of the Crinalium epipsammum PCC 9333 genome:
- a CDS encoding effector-associated domain EAD1-containing protein, with the protein MNLSGQQRKKLQEALIDAFPSTASLEQMLTFELDKKLRVIACEGSLQDIVFKLIQTANSQGWVEDLVRAACDSNPGNPTLKAIAETLLSNHEPETPSNISQKPSNQGQKILILAAIPHGLRLDKEIREIEEAIRRATNRDLFEIKVRTAVRPQDIRRAIAEEQPQIVHFCGHGEKDGSLLLEDDGGNNKLVTPQGLASLFESHTDCVKCVLLNACYSEQSAEAIKQHINYVIGMNNSIQDKAAIAFSQGFYDGLGYKTSASQNVYQRAFNEGIVAIKLEDISQGAIPILKKF; encoded by the coding sequence ATGAATTTATCTGGTCAGCAGCGTAAAAAATTACAAGAAGCTTTAATTGATGCTTTTCCTAGCACAGCATCCTTAGAGCAAATGTTGACATTTGAATTAGATAAAAAATTAAGAGTTATTGCTTGCGAAGGGAGTTTACAAGATATTGTCTTTAAATTAATACAAACCGCTAATTCTCAGGGATGGGTTGAAGATTTAGTTCGTGCTGCGTGTGATTCAAACCCTGGAAATCCAACATTGAAAGCTATCGCTGAAACCCTATTGTCAAATCACGAACCAGAAACCCCTTCTAACATTTCTCAAAAACCAAGTAATCAAGGACAAAAAATTCTGATTTTAGCAGCAATTCCCCACGGTCTGCGTTTAGATAAAGAGATTAGAGAAATTGAAGAAGCTATACGACGAGCTACTAATCGAGATTTATTTGAAATTAAAGTCAGAACTGCTGTACGCCCCCAGGATATTCGGAGGGCGATCGCAGAGGAACAACCTCAAATAGTTCACTTTTGTGGACATGGGGAGAAAGATGGTAGCTTGCTATTAGAGGATGATGGGGGGAACAATAAGCTAGTTACACCGCAAGGTTTAGCATCGCTATTTGAATCACATACTGATTGTGTTAAATGTGTTCTGCTTAATGCCTGTTACTCAGAACAATCTGCTGAAGCGATTAAGCAGCATATTAATTATGTAATTGGCATGAACAATTCAATCCAAGACAAAGCAGCGATCGCCTTTTCTCAAGGTTTTTATGATGGGTTGGGTTACAAAACTTCAGCCAGCCAAAATGTTTATCAGAGAGCTTTCAATGAAGGTATAGTGGCAATAAAATTGGAAGACATTTCACAAGGAGCAATACCTATATTGAAAAAATTCTAA